In a genomic window of Arthrobacter woluwensis:
- the glnA gene encoding type I glutamate--ammonia ligase codes for MFTSADEVLKFIKDEDVKFVDIRFTDLPGVQQHFNVPAKTVDADFFVSGQLFDGSSIRGFQGIAESDMQLIPDVTSAFIDTFRIEKTLALNFSIVNPRTGEPYHRDPRGVAEKAEAYLASTGIADTAFFAPEAEFFVFDNVQYQSSPQGSFYKIDSEEAHWNSGREEEGGNLGYKTPVKGGYFPVAPTDKQADLRDAMCVELDKAGLEVERSHHEVGSAGQAEINYKFTTLTAAADDLQKFKYVIKNTADAWGKSVTFMPKPVFGDNGSGMHCHQSLWADGSPLFYDEKGYAGLSDTARWYIGGLLKHASAVLAFTNPTVNSYRRLVKGYEAPVNMVYSQGNRSAGIRIPVTGSNPKAKRIEFRAPDPSSNPYLAFAAQLMAGIDGIRNRIEPPAPIDKDLYELPAEEAKDIPKAPGSLEEALEALEADNEFLQAGGVFTQDLIDTWISYKRENEILPLSLRPNPYEFELYYGV; via the coding sequence ATGTTCACCAGTGCGGACGAAGTCCTCAAGTTCATCAAGGATGAGGACGTCAAGTTCGTCGACATCCGTTTCACCGATCTCCCGGGCGTGCAGCAGCACTTCAACGTTCCCGCCAAGACGGTCGACGCGGACTTCTTCGTCAGCGGCCAGCTCTTCGACGGTTCCTCCATCCGCGGCTTCCAGGGCATCGCTGAGTCCGATATGCAGCTCATCCCCGATGTGACCTCCGCGTTCATCGACACGTTCCGCATCGAGAAGACGCTGGCGCTGAACTTCTCCATCGTGAACCCGCGCACCGGCGAGCCGTACCACCGCGACCCCCGCGGCGTGGCCGAGAAGGCCGAGGCCTACCTGGCCTCCACCGGCATCGCCGACACCGCGTTCTTCGCCCCCGAGGCCGAGTTCTTCGTCTTCGACAACGTCCAGTACCAGTCCTCCCCGCAGGGCAGCTTCTACAAGATCGATTCCGAGGAAGCCCACTGGAACTCCGGTCGTGAGGAAGAGGGCGGCAACCTCGGTTACAAGACCCCCGTCAAGGGCGGCTACTTCCCCGTGGCGCCGACCGACAAGCAGGCCGACCTCCGCGACGCCATGTGCGTCGAGCTGGACAAGGCAGGCCTTGAGGTCGAGCGTTCGCACCACGAGGTCGGTTCCGCCGGTCAGGCCGAAATCAACTACAAGTTCACTACGCTGACCGCGGCTGCCGATGACCTGCAGAAGTTCAAGTACGTCATCAAGAACACCGCCGACGCCTGGGGCAAGTCCGTCACCTTCATGCCGAAGCCGGTCTTCGGTGACAACGGCTCGGGCATGCACTGCCACCAGTCGCTGTGGGCCGACGGCTCCCCGCTGTTCTACGACGAGAAGGGCTACGCCGGCCTGTCCGACACGGCTCGCTGGTACATCGGCGGCCTGCTGAAGCACGCCTCCGCCGTGCTGGCCTTCACGAACCCGACGGTGAACTCCTACCGCCGCCTGGTCAAGGGCTACGAGGCTCCGGTCAACATGGTGTACTCGCAGGGCAACCGCTCCGCCGGTATCCGCATCCCGGTCACGGGTTCCAACCCGAAGGCCAAGCGCATCGAGTTCCGCGCACCGGATCCCTCCTCCAACCCGTACCTGGCGTTCGCCGCTCAGCTGATGGCCGGCATCGACGGCATCCGCAACCGCATCGAGCCGCCGGCGCCGATCGACAAGGATCTCTACGAGCTGCCCGCCGAGGAAGCCAAGGACATCCCCAAGGCCCCGGGTTCCCTGGAAGAGGCCCTCGAAGCTCTCGAGGCCGACAACGAGTTCCTGCAGGCCGGTGGCGTGTTCACCCAGGACCTGATCGACACCTGGATCTCCTACAAGCGCGAGAACGAGATCCTCCCGCTGTCGCTGCGCCCGAACCCGTACGAGTTCGAGCTGTACTACGGCGTCTAG
- a CDS encoding potassium channel family protein, translated as MTTERWRQATEWPLMAAALVFLAAYSVQVIGDVSERQAQALELIQWITWGAFTVDYAVRLFLAPQRWRWLATHLPDLAMVVLPVLRPLRLLRLVTLLRVLYGTAGKALRGRIVTFVAVSAVFLTYCASLAVLDAEQHAEGANIVTFGDAVWWSLTTISTVGYGDHYPVTLIGRAVAAALMVSGIAVLGVVTASIGSWLVERVSATATVAVEQADADLKGQLERLHAEVARLGRLLEESQGDRKEPVVGEEAR; from the coding sequence CGGCGCTCGTGTTCCTGGCCGCGTACTCGGTGCAGGTGATCGGCGACGTCTCGGAACGCCAGGCCCAGGCCCTCGAGTTGATCCAGTGGATCACGTGGGGCGCGTTCACCGTGGACTACGCGGTGAGGCTGTTTCTGGCGCCCCAGCGCTGGCGCTGGCTGGCCACCCATCTGCCGGATCTGGCGATGGTCGTGCTGCCGGTGCTGCGGCCTTTGCGCCTCCTGCGTCTCGTCACGCTGCTCCGGGTACTGTACGGCACGGCGGGCAAGGCGCTGCGGGGACGGATCGTCACGTTCGTCGCGGTCTCGGCCGTCTTCCTGACGTACTGTGCCTCCCTCGCGGTGCTCGACGCCGAGCAGCACGCCGAGGGCGCGAACATCGTCACGTTCGGTGACGCCGTGTGGTGGTCGCTCACCACCATCAGCACGGTCGGGTACGGGGACCACTACCCGGTCACCCTGATCGGCCGGGCCGTGGCCGCAGCGCTCATGGTCTCGGGAATCGCGGTCCTCGGCGTCGTCACCGCATCGATCGGATCGTGGCTGGTGGAGCGGGTGTCGGCGACGGCGACGGTCGCCGTCGAGCAGGCCGACGCGGATCTGAAGGGGCAGCTGGAGCGGCTGCACGCCGAGGTGGCGCGGCTCGGCCGGTTGCTGGAGGAGTCGCAGGGCGACCGCAAGGAGCCGGTGGTGGGGGAGGAGGCACGCTAG
- a CDS encoding RDD family protein, translated as MVTRRDLGSWLEGPDTTHISKYPGERLGLPESGQGSLARAGRRILAICIDWALCLFISNFFFEGNSWATLAVFFAEQAVLVGTLGYSIGHRIANIHVVRLDGSPVGIPAALVRAALLCLVIPAIIFDPDQRGLHDKAMKTVLVRR; from the coding sequence GTGGTGACTCGACGAGATCTAGGTTCCTGGCTGGAAGGCCCCGACACGACGCACATCAGCAAGTACCCGGGGGAGCGGCTGGGATTGCCGGAATCCGGACAGGGCTCACTGGCCCGTGCCGGACGGCGGATCCTGGCGATCTGCATCGACTGGGCACTCTGCCTGTTCATCAGCAACTTCTTCTTCGAGGGAAATTCCTGGGCCACGCTGGCCGTGTTCTTCGCGGAACAGGCTGTTCTGGTCGGAACGCTCGGCTACAGCATCGGTCACCGGATCGCGAACATCCACGTGGTGCGGCTGGACGGTTCTCCCGTGGGCATTCCCGCGGCACTGGTCCGTGCCGCCCTGCTGTGCCTCGTCATTCCCGCCATCATCTTCGACCCCGATCAGCGCGGTCTGCATGACAAGGCCATGAAGACCGTCCTGGTCCGGCGCTGA
- a CDS encoding RraA family protein, whose product MSDSTPDVSPTSLADLVAEDRILDPAIRPLWEGMPRVRGPVHAVRCAPGDNLMMHTAIYRAEPGSVILVDAGGTRLAVAGGNVCAVAQQRGIAAFVVDGYIRDLEEVREMGFPVFARGVFPKPGGKNVVLPQGDTVVGGVTVRTGDIVVADEEGIVVLEAAHAPDLLQAAEQREIAESDQSLDDWKQAHRRKIQAGLVAGGDTGGLPD is encoded by the coding sequence ATGAGTGACAGCACCCCTGATGTCTCACCTACGTCCCTCGCGGACCTGGTGGCGGAGGACCGGATCCTGGACCCGGCCATCCGGCCCTTGTGGGAGGGGATGCCACGCGTCAGGGGCCCCGTCCACGCCGTGCGCTGTGCGCCCGGCGACAACCTCATGATGCACACGGCGATCTATCGCGCGGAGCCGGGTTCGGTCATCCTCGTCGACGCCGGGGGCACCCGGCTGGCGGTGGCCGGAGGCAACGTCTGTGCCGTGGCTCAGCAGCGCGGGATCGCAGCGTTCGTCGTCGACGGGTACATCCGTGACCTGGAGGAGGTGCGTGAGATGGGCTTCCCGGTGTTCGCCCGCGGCGTGTTCCCGAAGCCGGGTGGCAAGAACGTCGTGCTGCCCCAGGGCGACACCGTGGTGGGCGGCGTGACAGTTCGCACCGGCGACATCGTGGTGGCGGATGAGGAAGGGATCGTGGTGCTGGAAGCGGCCCACGCCCCGGACCTGCTCCAGGCCGCTGAGCAGCGCGAGATCGCCGAAAGCGACCAGTCCCTGGACGACTGGAAGCAGGCTCACCGCCGGAAGATCCAGGCCGGCCTGGTCGCCGGCGGGGACACCGGGGGACTGCCGGACTGA